The nucleotide window AAGTTCTGCCTTCCTATCCGGTTGTTTTAGGTGAAATATATCTTGGTTGATGGTTACTTTGAAAGTCAACCCTGAAACATTAAAAAGATAATCGTTTTCACCTGAAGTAAAATACCTTTTTTCATCAAATACGCCATATTCAGGTAAGAATACTTTGTCGTATACTCCAATTACTCTGTTCTTATATAATACTGCAAAACTGTTGTGGAGATGTTGATTCTTTTTATCAACAAAACCTACAACAACCACAATCTCGCCAGTAACTTCTTTTAACAGGTTAAGTGTACCAATATTGTCTTCAATGAATTGAGGGTTAAGAAGCAGGTCTTCAGGTGGGCATCCTGTGATAGCAAGTTCTGGGAAGGAGATAATATCTACGCTCTTTTCTTCTGCTTTTTTAATAAAAGATACAATTTTTGCACAGTTACTTTTTATATCACCCATTGATGGGTTTATCTGTCCGATACCTAAACGTATTGTTTTCATAGTGTTATTTGGGGTTAGTGGTTTATGACAAGTTTTTCAGCAAGGTATGAACTCCTATAAAAAGTACCTGCGAAAACATTTTTAAATCCTATCTGTTTACCTATTATTTCGTATTTTTTGAAAGTATCAGGGTGTATATATTCTTCTACCTTAAAAGCTACTTTAGAAGGTTTAAGATACTGTCCAATAATAAGGTAATTGCATTCTGTATCCTTGATTTGGTGCATAAGTTCTATTATTTCATCTTCTTTTTCTCCTAATCCGAGCATAAACCCTGATTTTGCTATAAATCCAAGGTTTGAAATTTCTTTTAGGATAGAGATAGATGTGTTGAAATTTGAAGTTGGTCTTATAGGACTATACAGTCGTTCAATAGTTTCTATATTATGGGATATTATGTCTGGTTGAGATTTAGCAACTATTTCAAGATATTTCTTATCTCCTTGAAAATCAGGTATAAGCACCTCAACTTTTACAGAAGGAATACCTTCTTTTAAGGTTTTTGTAACAATAGCAAATTGTGATGCTCCTTTATCTGGCAGGTCGTCTCTTGTTGGTGAGGTTATAACCACATACTTCATCCCTAAGGTTTTTACTGCTTCTAAAATTTTGAATGGCTCGTCTGTATCTATTTCACAATTTTCTGGAAAGGTATGGTCAACTCCACAGAATTTACAGTTTCTTGTACATTTGTTGCCAAGTATCATAAAGGAGGCATAATTTTTACAGAAACATTCGTATATGTTTGGACAGACAGCACTAACACAAACAGTATTGATTGAAAGATTATTTATAAGAGATAACGTATTTTTATAACTTTCATTAAAAGATACACGTTTTTTTACCCATACAGGTATCTGTTTTTTCATTTTATTTTCTTATGTAATAAGGTCTTTTATGAAATTGTCTACTTCTTGGATATTGTTTCCTGGAATTCCGCCATCAATGAAAAGTTTTTCTGGAGGTAAGTTTTTCACAAGGGTAGTTACTTCCTCTTCATTTGAAGCGTATACGTATGCTGTCCTTCCAGATTCAACTATTTTTCTTATTATAGGTAGCCACTTGTCTGAAGCACAAGGTGGGTTTCCTGCTCCTGTGGCTATCTGAAAAGATTTTATATACGGAAGTCCTAATAGTATGTCAAGGTGTCGAACTTCCTCAAAACCGTCAAGGTGCCAAATAATATACTCAAGGTAATCTTTCATACGTTCGAGTTCAAAAACTACAAGTTCTTCAAATAGGTCTGGAGATATCATTGTGGAAAAATCACACTGGCATGCATAAGTTTTGCCTGGCGCCCAAAGAAGCCAAGAACAATCTCCTGAAAGTTTTGTTTTATAAACTTCATAAAAATAGGTATGAGCTTCTATCCAAGCGTCTGTGAATTCTTTTATTTTTTCTTTTATAATATTGGGCTTTTCTATTACATCAAAAAGCATATTTTCTGTTCCTCTAAGTAGAGACATACAGGTTAGAGCGTCTCCTAAGTCAGGTAAAGATATAAGAAAATCGCCTTTACATAGTTCTGCCTGTTTTTCCATAAGTTGTCTACTTATTTGTACCCAATAGTTTTCTTTATCAAACCTAATTTTAAAATCTTGCCAATCTTTTACAACAGGTTCAACCCATACGCTGTTTTCTCTAAATAAT belongs to bacterium and includes:
- a CDS encoding lipoyl synthase — its product is MKKQIPVWVKKRVSFNESYKNTLSLINNLSINTVCVSAVCPNIYECFCKNYASFMILGNKCTRNCKFCGVDHTFPENCEIDTDEPFKILEAVKTLGMKYVVITSPTRDDLPDKGASQFAIVTKTLKEGIPSVKVEVLIPDFQGDKKYLEIVAKSQPDIISHNIETIERLYSPIRPTSNFNTSISILKEISNLGFIAKSGFMLGLGEKEDEIIELMHQIKDTECNYLIIGQYLKPSKVAFKVEEYIHPDTFKKYEIIGKQIGFKNVFAGTFYRSSYLAEKLVINH